The genomic DNA GCCAAGGAACTGGCCACCCAGGCGGCCACCGGCACAGTGGACGACAACAACCGTGAGCAGATCAGCTACGAGATGCGTTCCCTGTTCGAGCAGTTGGTCGGCCTGGCCAACTCCGACTTCGAGGGCAATTCCATTTTCGGCGGGCACAAGACGGACAGCCCCGCCTTCAAGCAGATCATGTGGCTGACCACCAACGACGACGACTTCGGCCGCAACGCGGAGTTCACGGTCAACGGCTCATCGAACACCACGGTTCTGGTGCAGTATTTCGATACCTCCGGAGCCACGCCCGTGGGCGGCGACATGAATCTTTCCGATCCCAATCTGGGCGTGCGCTACTCCACGGACGGCGGCCGCACCTGGCTGAATGGCTCCATGGCCTTCAATAGTGGCGAGGGAACGCTGAATTTGCCGGAGAGCGGCACCAGCGTGACGTTTCACGGGGACGCCACCGTCAAGGTCAACGATCCGGATGATGAATCCGTGTCGGACGGCACCTGGATGTGGATTCGGCCTTCGGCGCAATACATCGGCGACGACGAGGACGCACCGCCCCAGGTGGATGCCCTCGGGCCGGGAGTGGGTCTGATCGAGGCCGAGGCGTCAGGCTCTTTCCTGGATGCCAATGTGACCATCCGCATCGACAACCAGTCGGACGTGGCCATGAACGAGGACATCCAATATTCGTACAGCCTGGACGGCGGTATAAACTGGGTGACCGGCAACGTGGCCCAGGCCGATTCCTCGGCAAGCGAAACCGTGCTCAGCGTGGCCAACGGCGGCATCCTGACGTTGACCTCCAATGGCTCAAACATCTTGCAGCCGGGCCAACAGTTCATCATTCGTCCGCGCACGGCCGCGATCAATCTGGACGTCTCGTCGAGCGAGCAGGTCCAGGTCAACAACGTGGGCAAGGATATTTTCGGGGGCATTTACATGGACCCGGACGCCGTGCTCGCGTCCAACGGCTCCATCCTCACTCTGGGCACCCTGAACGCCGACCGCGTGTTCCATGACGGCGGCGCGAACATGGCCCTGACCATCCAAGGCGACGACGAGTATTCCAAGAACCTGTTCGAGGTCATGGGCAATCTCGTCGCTTTCACCGAGACCAACAACCAGACCGGCGTGCAGCAGTCCCTGGCCAACCTTGTGGAGGCTCAGGAGCATATCATGAACGCCGTGGCCGAGGTGGGAGGGCGGGAAAACCGTCTGTCCATCAGTTCGACCATTGTGGACGGCCTCAAGCTCAACGAACAGACGCTTCTCAGCTCCATTGAGGACGCGGATGTGACCGAATTGATGACCGACCTGGCCCAGCAGAAGCTCGTCTACGAGGCCGTGCTTCGCTCCACCTCGATGATCATGCAGCTTAATCTTTCTAAATTTATATAATTAATGGAGTGGTCCTCTTTACTTGTGGATGGACCTCATGTAGTCGGCAAGACGTACTCCGTGAAAGTCGGACAAGCCGAAGGAAACACTTGGTAACGACATGTTGATTCTTACCCGGAGACCGGGAGAAAGCCTCTATCTGGGCGACAATATCAAGCTGAAGATCCTGAGCGTTCAGGGCAAGCAGATAAAGATCGGCCTGGACGTGCCCGAAGATATGACCGTCTATCGGGAGGAGGTCTATTTGAAGATCAAGGAACAGAACCGGCAGGCACTGGAAATCAACCAGCAGGACCTGCTCGCGGCGGCGGCGCTATGGCAAAAGAAAGAACGCAAAAAATAATGACCCGGCTGGGCGAGCGGGTGATAAGCTCCGACTCGATCCTTTACTTTCCCC from Pseudodesulfovibrio thermohalotolerans includes the following:
- the flgL gene encoding flagellar hook-associated protein FlgL — translated: MRVTQQMLFNRYVYNLNSSLTSLVDLNVKAQTQKAINKPSDDPTGMTRILDHRDTLRSLDQYSENISTAKGWLGSADEALMQVSTILTRAKELATQAATGTVDDNNREQISYEMRSLFEQLVGLANSDFEGNSIFGGHKTDSPAFKQIMWLTTNDDDFGRNAEFTVNGSSNTTVLVQYFDTSGATPVGGDMNLSDPNLGVRYSTDGGRTWLNGSMAFNSGEGTLNLPESGTSVTFHGDATVKVNDPDDESVSDGTWMWIRPSAQYIGDDEDAPPQVDALGPGVGLIEAEASGSFLDANVTIRIDNQSDVAMNEDIQYSYSLDGGINWVTGNVAQADSSASETVLSVANGGILTLTSNGSNILQPGQQFIIRPRTAAINLDVSSSEQVQVNNVGKDIFGGIYMDPDAVLASNGSILTLGTLNADRVFHDGGANMALTIQGDDEYSKNLFEVMGNLVAFTETNNQTGVQQSLANLVEAQEHIMNAVAEVGGRENRLSISSTIVDGLKLNEQTLLSSIEDADVTELMTDLAQQKLVYEAVLRSTSMIMQLNLSKFI
- the csrA gene encoding carbon storage regulator CsrA, with the translated sequence MLILTRRPGESLYLGDNIKLKILSVQGKQIKIGLDVPEDMTVYREEVYLKIKEQNRQALEINQQDLLAAAALWQKKERKK